In Halobacteroides halobius DSM 5150, the genomic window CCGTGTTTCTTTATCCATTCTTGATCTTTCCAGTCATCAGATAAATATTGCATAACCACAGATTTTAAACTTGGAGTAGCCACTCGCATAACTCCACCTTTTTTTAGTACCCTGAATACTTCCTCAAAAAAATAAATTCCCTCATTAACAGTCAAATGTTCAATAAAATGTTCACTATATATATAATCAATACTATTATCTTCATAAGGTAAGCCATCCCTAACATCTATATTCAAGTCAGCTGCTTTAGAATCTAAGTCAATGTTAACCCATCCATCAAAACAAACATCTCCACAGCCTATATTTAGCATTAACATATTATTCACCTACTTTAAATTTTTATATTTCATATCCTAGTTTAACTAAAGATTCTTTAACTTTCACAGGAATATTATTGAAATTTACACCAAGATTGCTTTTCCATGAATATACGCTTTCTTTAAAGAATACGTTATCTTTCTTTTTATCCCATTTTTTATACTCTTTTGAAGTATGATTTTTTATATTATTTTTAAATAATTTCGAATAATCTATTAGCTCTTTAGGATTCATTATATTTCTTTCAAAAGAAACCTCCAAAAAATTAGTTATTTTTTCTAATTCTATCTCAGGATTTAAAATTAAGTCTTCATATCTTATTTCTAAGAATATCTCATCATTATTTAGTCCAAAACCATGAATTTTATTTACTTCTTTCTCCCACTGTAATAAGTTTTCATTTATATCATTAGACCACCATGGCGTTTTAACAAAAGATAATGCCACATCTCTTCCATCTCGAACCATGTGTATAACCTTCATTTTAGGAAACAATTCTTTTAAAACATCTAAACATTGACCATACCATGGAGTCTGTTCTATAAATATCTCTTTATCATAACTATAGCAAATATGATCAAATAAATCTTTTAATAATTTTCTTAAATCAGTTTGAGGATAATGAAGTTCTTTAAAATGATGATAGTAATCAAAAAAATCTTCAAAATAATAAGGACATGACTTATTTATGAGCCTTATAAAATCATCAGCAGTATAATTCATAAACTCATTCTTTATATACTTTTCATATAGTCTATCACCATTACCAATTCCACAGATAATTTGTAATTCATGAGGAATACAAATCTTAGAATGAGCATTTAATACTTTAGATAATATAGTAGTTCCACATCGTCCAGTACCAACAATGAAAGCTATTTGTCTTGCACTACCTCTATAATCATATTTTCCAACTGACAAAATCTCACCTTCTTTAAAATAATTTTAATAAAAATACACATTATTCTTTTTAGCTAAATATAACACTCTATCTAAATCTTTTTCTTTTACTTTAAGGTACAATCCATCCCCTTTAGATTCCACAGTATTATTAATACCATTTTGAAAGAGTAATTTTTGAAATTTATTTATTCTATCAAAACTACTTTCTCTAACTTTTAAAATTTTCATTTTCTCATCTCCTAATTCTAATAATGAATACATTAGTATATAGTAATAAAACTACAATATTTTTATAGTTTCTATAACATACCTAACTTCATCATCCGACATCTTCGGATAAATAGGTATAGAAATTATTTTCTCATATAACTCTTCAGCTTCTAGACAAATCCCTTTTTGATATTCTAGTTCTTTATAGTAAGGATGATAATAGACAGGCATATAATGCACTTGTACTCCTAATTTATTATCTTTAAAATAATTAAAGACTTCTTTTCGGCTTTTATCCAGTTTATCTTCATCTATCTGTATAATATAAAGATGCCATGAACTATTTATATCTTCCTTTTGATAGGGTAACTTAAGCCATTTAATATCTTTTAATTCTTGTTTATAAATATCTGCTATCTCTTGTCTTCGTTTTAAAAACTGGTCACTTTTTCTTAACTGACTAATCCCTAAAGCTGCTTGAATATCAGTCA contains:
- a CDS encoding class I SAM-dependent methyltransferase; protein product: MLMLNIGCGDVCFDGWVNIDLDSKAADLNIDVRDGLPYEDNSIDYIYSEHFIEHLTVNEGIYFFEEVFRVLKKGGVMRVATPSLKSVVMQYLSDDWKDQEWIKKHGYEYLQTRAEMINLSFRAWGHKYLYDEEELKRRLIEAGFNCNNIFQKELNDSEFKDFCDKETRQESDLIIEVTK
- a CDS encoding sulfotransferase family protein; the protein is MSVGKYDYRGSARQIAFIVGTGRCGTTILSKVLNAHSKICIPHELQIICGIGNGDRLYEKYIKNEFMNYTADDFIRLINKSCPYYFEDFFDYYHHFKELHYPQTDLRKLLKDLFDHICYSYDKEIFIEQTPWYGQCLDVLKELFPKMKVIHMVRDGRDVALSFVKTPWWSNDINENLLQWEKEVNKIHGFGLNNDEIFLEIRYEDLILNPEIELEKITNFLEVSFERNIMNPKELIDYSKLFKNNIKNHTSKEYKKWDKKKDNVFFKESVYSWKSNLGVNFNNIPVKVKESLVKLGYEI